Part of the Falco rusticolus isolate bFalRus1 chromosome 2, bFalRus1.pri, whole genome shotgun sequence genome is shown below.
TTACTTATTTAGGAAAAGCTCTGTGCCTCAGTATGTATAAATGCTGTAGTAAACAAGCAGATGGAATGTACGTGTGTGtcatctaaaagaaaaaatctgtataaattgataaagtgtttcagttttacAAGGTTTCTACTGATCAAGAACATACACGTATTTGCTGGCCATAGAGGTGAAGGTTTTACCTGCAGGTGTTCCATACAGAAGGTCACCAATGTGCTAACTCCAAGCAGAAAGACTTTTGTTCTACAAAAGAcagaagcactgcagagctTCAGCTAAAATAAGGCAATATGCAGTAAAGAGCTGAGGACATTATTGCCTACAAGCACATAAGgaagttactttaaaataaaaaaaataatactcaAATGAGATAGCAAGACTAGCTTTGGGAAGTGTGACTGCTTTGCTGCTTATGAAAGACCAGACCAGGCAGAACAGCTTTGTCAAGCAATTTCTCACCCCTTGAAGGCCTCCCCTCTGCCCACGGCAGTCGGCAAAAGATGAAGTCAGCCTGTGCAGACCTGTGCTGGCAGTAAACTAAGAGGGTTTGGTTGTAATAGCAAGACTCTCTATTTCAGCTTGCTCAGTTGAAACCACCAGGATCTGTTTACTATTGCTCCTTGCTGCATACACAAATGGCATGATCTGAAATCCCCAGTCCCTAAATcctttttcaaagtaattttttttggacattcataaatatttatttatttctagcTATTTGCTAAATGCAGACTTCTATATGCCTCTGTTAGACCCTTTAGCGACCGGGTAATCATATTACACAGAGGGGTAACAACTTCTCTTGATTTGACATAGCTGAGAGAAGCCAATAAGCACCTTGGCAGAAGCCTCTGCCCAAGCCAAAAATGTCATTAGCTAAAAAGCAAAGACTGTAACAGTGGAGAGGCTCCACTGGAAATTACTGTGCAAAAGGTTGTGTCTTCTGCAAACACTCAGAACAATCGGAAAATCCAACAAGGCAATAAGAAGGACCAGATGTGAAGGACACAGAACTTCTGAGGTGCGTGCAGGCAGGAACAGCACTTAAAGCCGAGAGCAAAGAAACCACTCCCTACGGTTGGATTCTTGCTGCCTCTAGGAAATAGGGCTGCATGCACATTTTGTAAGTGAATGAGATTATACCAAATCAGTAAGAAACTCCATCAGCTGTTTCCTCTCTCATAATTCAGCCCACTCTGGATCCGTGGGTTTCTAATCATTTGAGTCAAAAAGGGACACATGTCCTTCATTTCTTGCTCTGTCCTCCCTGTAATGCtcctttaattctgtttctatttAACTTATTATTGCATTCCTACAAGTTAATTTGGAGAGACACATCTCTGTTCTTGTTAGAAATAGGCTTCAGCACTGAGGACGTAAGTGAGAAACATCAGTAAGACACTGAgacttttctgattttgtttttctaaaattaaatagGTGATTTCTGGCATTACATTATTATAAGTGATCATTTGCAATCATTTTCTCACATAAAAAGAATTGAATATATCTCCTACTAGGCTAAATAACATGTTTCCTCAGAGATTTTCTGAGCTGCCAAGAACAAAGCCATTTCAAAATTTATAGAATAATCCAAGCATTACTTGGCACCCCCTATGGGAAGTTAAATATAAtgtagttttcctttcagttgtATTAAATATAACATGTGTGACAAAATTAAGTGTACCAAGGGAAAGATATAGAAAACCAGCTCTCTGTGTGCCCTCGAATAAAAAACTAAATTTGGCCTATAGACAGTGATAGGGAAAATGCCTGGATCCACTTTGACTCCAGCCCTGTGAAGATGGCCTCTTGGGATGCAGAAAAGAGACAGTGCTCCCCTAGCACCGTGACTCACTTAGCTCTTGAGGAAATCcatctgaaagcaaatattaTGTTGGAATTTATTATGTGGGGATGTGACAGAAAGCTCCTCATGACTCCTGCCTCCACCAACATGCGTTCCTACCGCTACAGAAGAGGTCCGTGCTTGTCTCACACGTGAGGAGAAATTCTAGCCCAGGATACAGGGGACACTGCCACGCTGTCTAGGAAAGGCAGAGGGTTTTTAACATTCATACTAACTAGATGAAGCCTCAGATGGTGATTCCCAATCCACCCACAACTTTTCAACATCCCCTCTCCCCAGGTGGAAATGTTTGCATCTACACTGCCACCCATCAGCAAACTGCACACCCTTGCTATTGGCAATGTGGCTGGCACTATTTGAGCAGCAATAAAATTATAACAGTGAAAGGTTTGTCATGACTGGAAATGGTCAGTtgggaaataacattttcaggtGCATGCAGAAATCAGCTAAGTGTTTGCAGTTCTGTGGAAACCCTGACTCCCGTAACGGTGAGTGCCACACGCCAAGCAGAGACATGGAGCCAGACTGAGTGGTTCTTCTGCAATGTTTAAGCAAAAGCTCAGAAGTAGCTGTTGCTAAACTCCAGCTCCTGATATGAAGTTCAGACGCATTTGCATCCTTGACACTCGGAGGAGGACAGGGTCCACAGCCCCCCTACAAGTGGTTCACTGTGGTATATGTTCCTAGAGCAACCAAACATCCACACAGGGCACCGTGGTAGcccaaatgaataaatattcttttgtGTGGTTACTTCAATccaaaatattgaaataatgtGATGGCTGTGTTGCACCAAGGCCATTTTTATACAACATGAAACTGAGGATATGCATTGTATGCATTTTATGTCTTGGGATGTAGGATGTGGATGGACATGGACATCCTACAAGTTTGTTGTTTGAATGTGCAGAAGTATCAAAGGAGGACATTCTCTGAGTACAGAAAGGCACCAGATACCAGGCATGggcttttctaaagaaatgagACAATATTGCCCCATTGAGCTGCCTGAAGGAGCAACTGGGCTTCTCCAAGCAGTAATTCTTTCAGAAGTCCCTAGTGTCACAGTGCATCTCTGTGCAGTGGCTCGTCATCTGGCCCATAACCCAAGTATGTCTGAATCAATGTGACTGCTAAAACTTGAGCTGGGGcgattttttctttttcatgcaaagTTGAACAAAGGTGCTGAATTTTGTCGAGAAACTGTAATGACATTTCTAAAAGGTATTTCCTATTCCTTGGACATTTATTAGGGCACATAGTAATGCTTATCTGTATTCAAATCAATTGAAATGGATATATGTGAGGTGAAAGCATGTGACTGACAGCTTCTGCTTGAAGGAGACTTCACGGAAGGAACCTTGACTTCTCTTCATCCTAAGCAGCCCAAGTATGCTACCCTGCAGGGCATATTGTAAATTCTGGCTTTGATTCACTGATAGTCTCAGCAGCTCAAGGTAGCTGCAAACCCAGTTTAGCTGTCTAGTTAAAGTGGTTTTATGGCTGCTGCATACCTCTGAAGATTTGCGACCCAGCAATGTGTACCACTAAATCAACCTTTGTCAGTTTTACCAGGCTTTTTGAGAGAACAACAAGAAGGATGCTATTGTTTTACCTCTTAACCTTTGATGTTTTCAAGAGATTTTTGTCATTCTGAAGTTGTGCCCAAATGCTTGAGGTTTAATGAAGGATTTATTACTCATCTGTATTGTGTGAGTTCTGTTTTACACTTTATTAAAGTCCATAGAGTTTGAAACAGCCACCTGTGTATAAATCAAGCTACATGAATAAACCACCTTCTACCAGAGGAACATAATATTTAGGGATGTCCACAAGGGAAAATGTTCTGATATAAGTGGAAATGTCAACTGGAAACGCAGTGGATAATGTACCTCCAGGGCCTGAATGGATGCTCCCATTCTGTGGTGAGTGCTTCCTCGTGCTTCAGCTTAGTTTGGTTTGGAAGCAGAATAAGATAAACCATAAAAAAGCACTCAGGGGATGTCAAGACCTTTTCCAGACGGAGCTTGAGCTAGAGGGAGCCAGGGATGTGGCACGGACAGGGTGTGGAACAGCTGTTCTGTAACAATCCTGCCAAGTCGTTTCCTCTGTTTCTATTGTTTGCACATGCCCATTTCCCAAATACCTGCTTGTCCCTACCTGGTAGCTCTGCATGATCCTTTCCTGTGaagctgattttcttctcttgatGTTTGAATACACAGGCACAGTTTGTGTCTTTTAAAACATCCACAGTCACCAAGAGTGGGGAGCTGGAAAGCAAGGACagtaaaaccagcaagaaaTTATATACCTGAATCATCAAGATGAAATAGATCAGTCAACTTCGATCTTTAAAGAATGAATTCAGTCAGCTGCAATAATGCTAATACAGCTTAGACCAGGACTTTTTGTTATGTGTCTACGGGACAAGCCTGATCTTGACCAAATCTGAGTGACATATAGGTGACATTCTTGGCCACGTATGATACTTCCTAAAAATTCTATCAAAATAGTGGACATGGGTTGCACATGGAAGCTCCTTTATTTATAGTTTAAACATGACTGCCTTTGAATTTGGTCCCTGTGTGGAATTTGCTATCCTCATGCTACAGAAGCCAGAAGCTAGCTGTTGAAGACGGacaaattttgtttgtttggtcACAGGAGCAAAGAGTTTAGTCCCTGTAGAGggatgaaaagagaaaattggGCTGGAAGTTAATTTATTCCATGCAGGAATGCCACAGTGTCATTTGTGGGACCCCTTGCATCAGCAGAACTTGGGTGTACACAAAAAGCAGGTTACAGCTGTCAATGTTCTCTGCTACCAAACCGTGGTACCTCTGGTATTTCCAGACTGCATACAGGCCAGTTACCCgtggctgcaggggaaaaacACCTTGAACGGTCATTCAGAAAAACTTACATGACCAGCGCCAgctacagctctgctgtgaacTGCACTTTCGCGCTTGTTAAAAGAATGACAAGGAAATGTGAAAACTCCAGCTACAAGCTGAAactcatttccattttttaaagccagaaatCTGGATTTAGATGCCAGTCTCCAGAAGCTGctaacaacaaaacaaagcaggtgGAGAACTGCTGCCCTTGTATTTCAAGTGAGGAGTTGTAACTGACTTTGGCCTTCTACTTGAAAAAGCTTGCAGTTGTgctaaaattttcctttctagtgctgctgcctctcctcccaTGCCCCCTGATACAGCTGAACCATAAGGTCTGTAGTAATGAAAGGCATCTTTTTACTCTGTCAACGCCATTGTTTATTTTATCTCTGCAGCTCACACTAGGTCtttgaatgaaatgaaaaaacagcCCTGCTGTTATCAGTGCAGGGCAGAACCAGATGGGAAGCTTGTGGCATTGCTCTGACTAGTGCTGTGCCTCCACGCAGCTGGAGTGTAAtgctgggaggtgctgggtgcCTTCAGCATCTTTCAACTcatccaaaaaagaaaaggaatgtcAAAGCATTCCCCATTTCCCTGGAGGTATTCTGCACCCCAGATAACTCATCCATGGCTGGGCAACATGGCTCCTTGCAGCTGACCTCTCCCTCTGTGCTGTCAGTCGGACTGACTCAGATTTTTTTaggcagcagctttcctggcATCACTGGAGATTTCCATCAGTTCAATGCAGGAGCTGCTTGCACCTCACCCACTGGCTTCTCAGAGCCCAGGTTCAAGCATTTAGGGCTTGcgcagcagaaacagaaagggCAATACCGCAGGGTCTCCACCAGCTTCTGCCCCAGGCAGATAAGAACAGCGCTTTTGTAAATTGACCTGTGCAGACAAAGCTACAGTgttgttagaaaaataaacagccatggtgttagaaaaataaatatctttgtaGAAGCTCCAGAAGCACCAAAGGAATGGAACATATGAAGAGAATAATAGcctaatattattattattactgtcattattactgttttttactGTGCCTGGACTCCCCAGCCTCCCTCTAGGACTGGAAcggctgtgctgggcactggaaATGTGTGAAATGAAGAGACAGCCTGTGCTTTTAAAGGGTTCCCTGTCTAAGCACCAgagtggaaagaaaggaaaggaagggtcGTAGAGGGAAGTACCACTGAAATGCTAATGTTAGGGGATGAGTTTCAACTGTGAACCAGTAAGGACATTCTTGGGCACACAAGGGACAAGTTAGGATACAGCATCATCCTCACATCGTAAGAAATTCTTCCCTAatgaattttttcttcctcagaagCCAAATACAGCATCTGAAATTTCTATTCAAAGATGCAAAGGGGACTGAAGCTCCCAGATGATGCTAACTTTCTGCAGGAGTCAAACTCCTAGTTGCTTTTATCCAGAGAGGGCTGCATTATCGCTCTCTGCTTCACTACTCCACTTTTGCTGTCTTCACAGCACATCATCTTTTTCACTGTCTGAATATTGCCTTACTTGGAGAGACAGTATCCATTTGGGGGGTGGGAACGAgacaaatattgaaaaaaaaaaaccccaaacccaacaaccaaagCAAGAGCAGCTGTTTGATTTTGCTGAGACGCTAGCAGCATTTGCAGAAGTCCCTGAGGAAATGGCTGAGTGGGCTTGAATCAGACAAAGCAGTCCAAGGAGAACGGACTTCATCAACCTGGCCTTGCTGTTCATAACAGGGCAAGGACACAGCACATGCtccaggggaagaaaaagtttgCATGGCTGCTGTTGCCTCCGGGGCTGTGCGTTGAGAGGGCAGCCTGTAGCAGATGGCAATACCATGAATGGACCTTTGCAGTCCTGCACAGAGAACCACATCTCAGGCTGCCTCATCTGGTCTGTCAGTGCTTAATATATCCCTGTCATTCCTCTGGCTATTGACATGTAaagtgctggggtttttttagcatttaGACTGTGTCGTCAAATGTATGGTGATTACagggagaacagaaaaagagcCAATGAAAGATTACTCTCAGAGATATGAGAAAAACTGATATTTCCtcttaaaagcagtatttcacagCCTAATCAGAAACCAGTACCCAGAACACTTTTAATTCTCTTATAAACACAGCCCAAGACCACTCTCTAAGCCACCCCAGAAAAGACAAACATAGTATCATTTTGATCATAGTTAATAAAAGCCTTTGCCAAGGTGGCAGGAACCAAGAGGCAAGTCTGGAGATCATTACAGGGGCCCAAGGTCCAAGGGTATAAAGCAGTTTTTTATGCTTGTGTTGCTACCAGGTGTCATGGGACAGCTGGATGGAAGGACATGTGTTTTACCTGTGGCTGGGGTTTCTGTGAAAGAGAGAGGGAATTCAGATTAGAGTAACGGcaaaaaaccttcaaaactGTAACACTGCTCTTCCTCTGCCCTTCTTTGCTGGAACCTTGTAAAGGTGGTGGTAGTACAAATGTCAGAGCCTAGCAGACCACATTTAGTTCCTGAAATTCAGCATCTGCAGGATGAATGTTTCACACAGCATCTTTTCTTAGGACAGCCCCAGTAAAATGTCACAAGAACAGGACTAGCATTGTGCCGCTGCTGAAACATGAGATGCAATATAGCTCATTCCCCTGTGTCAATTCAGTTTGCTTTGGGATATCTATCAATTGTGGGTCCATCTGTTAGTGCTCATTTGTGTCCTATACCCATTTATTCTTTGAGAAATTATCTATATATAGCTAAGAgtgtggggttttcttcttgGAGATTGGAAATAGTGGGGTTTCTTACTGTGTTTAACCTCTTATTTTTCTAATCTACCTTCAGGTATCTCCATGCCTATACCTGTCTTTGGACTACAAGATGACTCCAAAGTGTTTAAGAAAGGCAGCTGCTTACTTGTGGATGACAATTTTGTCCTAGTAGGCTCTTTTGTGGCATTCTTCATCCCTCTAACCATCATGGTGGTCACCTACTTTTTAACTATCAAGTCGCTGCAGAAGGAAGCTATGCTATGCGTGAATGACATTGGCCCAAAGACCAAGTTTGCTTCATTTAGCTTCCTCCCTCAGAGTTCCCTGTCCTCAGAGAAACTCTTCCAGCGCTCTTTGAACAGAGAAGTGGGGACTTCTGGGAGGAGAACCATGCAATCCATCAGCAACGAGCAGAAGGCTTCCAAGGTTCTTGGCATtgtcttctttctgtttgttgtgATGTGGTGCCCGTTTTTCATCACCAATGTGATGGCCGTGATTTGCAAGGAGTCATGCAATGAAGAAGTCGTTGGAGGACTACTTAATGTATTTGTTTGGATTGGCTACCTTTCTTCGGCTGTCAACCCACTTGTATATACGTTGTTCAATAAAACCTACCGTTCAGCTTTCTCTCGTTACATTCAGTGTCGCTACAAGGAGGAGAAGAAACCTTTCCAGCTGATTTTAGTGAACACTATCCCAGCACTTGCATATAATTCGAGCCAGCTCCAGCTAGCACAAATGAAGAGTTtgaaaaaagaggcaaaaatgaTGGCTAAGGATTATTCAATGGTCACGATAGGAATACATCATTTGGATGGTACCTCCAAGGGAATTATCAGCCCAGCAAACGAAAAGGTTAGCGGTGTTTGATGGTCAGCAGCTGCCATGAGAACCACCATGTGTACGCTGAAAATTTCACCTGGTTGTGAGAAGCTCTGATAGCTTAGGAAAATCAGCCCTGTTCAAGAGACCCTCCAATAACATCACATACTCCTCATATTATCCTGTGGTTGAAAAGCAGGGATGAAATGGTATCAaatgtgcaattttttttcatacagtacTTTGGCTATTTTAAGCACAGGCTttattaaacttatttttttaatattctaaaggatatatttcttaaagaaaaaaaatgaaatttctggtATTATAACATGAGCTGTGAAGAAACCTAcgcatttcttttctctttgcaaatgAAAGCTAAGCTTTGATGCTCTTGCAGAGTTGGCTCCAGCTAGTTTGTCTTGCTACAATGGAATTTTGTTATCATCAACTGAATGAGCActttacagaattttaaataaaatgatggTTAATTTactaatatatatttaaaataaattttaatgtattaaagaaaaatctattaaaacCTGTAGAGATTAATTATATGGACATTTTGGTAACAGTGTTTTTATGgctatatttttcttctgagtaaCCATTCTGAAATGTTACTGGGCTTTTCTGCCATTCATTCTATAGTGCGAATTAGCAAACTTCAAAGGTAAATTATACTTGAATGATTCTTTGTTTCCTCCACCACTCATAATCTTTATTTCATGTCTTGTGCTTTATCTCCATTCAAGAAGTTTCATCTGTTCAGCTTAAAACTTAAAAGTAatcttttcaaaagtaattgTTGGGCTTGattccctgctccttcccactGATGTTGGCAGGGAAGTGAAGTgagagaagaggggaaaatcaGGCACAACATCGCTGAATGATTTCAGGAACAATTCCACATCCATGCCTCTGATTCCAACAGAGTCTGATTTAAGTAATGGCAGAGGAAATTTTGAATGAGTAAAGCCTTCAGTAAAAGGTTGCAGCAGAACCTCTCTCGTCATTTCTCTTCGGTTACAAAAGCTGTTATAAAAAATgtccttctggttttgttttagtgCTTGTAGAGCCAGAATTATAAGAAAACTTTTAGTTGCTCCAAATTGTTTTCCATAATTTCACTGTTTCATTGTTATGGTAGATTGCTCAGGAACAGTAGGTATCTTGCACTATTAGGACTCAGCCTTAATGAAATATGTATGGACAAATGGAACCCACTTGAAAAATAACAGGACTTATAAGCGACACTGTATTTCACCTACATAGCTCCAAGGGCACAATACATTACATAAAGAATGTCAAATACATTGCTTGACAGGAATGCCTAGTCATGAAATTGCTTCCTTTTGGGCATCATAGACCATTTCACCAAAGCCAGTGGGACTCTGCTGGAGAGCAGAAACATAAGTGTCGCATTCACCTGCAAAATCTAGATCCAAGCATTTGATTAATTCCATTAATTTTGCAGCCACAATCATCAAAAGCAGGATGCATTCCAGTTTCAGATCCTGTccactctgaaaaaaaccactgccTGGCCCAGATGCCAAACCCTAATGCCCTCATGAGTCCTTCTCTTGAAATTGTTCAGTTTTTAGAGACCCATTAAATCTCCACTAAGACAGAGCaagagagagacagggagaaaCTGAATCTGATTCTAGGCTACCAGCTGGGGGTCTTTGGAAGAGGAAGACTTCTAGCTTAAAATACTGATCTGTGGTAGAAGAGGATTTAAAACTTGCCTAGGTATTTTGGTTGATTTCCAAGAAACGgcttttattgttcttttgcCAGTATGATAATTAAATCTGCCAGTTCTATGAGCCATTTCCTCCAATGTGAAATATGTCAGAGCCACCATGCGCAGGTCACAGGAGCTCTTCATGCACATGGGGACACTGACTGGGTCCACAGCCTTCAGACTCCACACCTGGGTCAAAGTGTCATGTTGCAGCAATGCCATGTATGTCATCCATCACCTTGTGGCCATTAATGGTTTTCCCCCCAAAACTGGGAATTTAGGATCACCTGATAAATCAAGTGGTACAAATGCTGTGTTCACTAAGGTAGTTTATATGGTCACTGTAGCTCTGGGTACACTTAttcaccacaaaaaaaaaaacaaaaaaacaaaacctgaacagcttcagcagaaggaaaaat
Proteins encoded:
- the HTR2A gene encoding 5-hydroxytryptamine receptor 2A; protein product: MDILCDEKSSVNPTVNSLIQINHERRLYRNVYGAGEINISHLFNLTVDSENLTNLSCESNMSPPCYSSLFQLSQKNWPALLTVIVIVLTIAGNILVIMAVSLEKKLQNATNYFLMSLAIADMLLGFLVMPVSMLTILYGYTWPLPTKLCAIWIYLDVLFSTASIMHLCAISLDRYIAIRNPIHHSRFNSRTKAFAKIIAVWTISVGISMPIPVFGLQDDSKVFKKGSCLLVDDNFVLVGSFVAFFIPLTIMVVTYFLTIKSLQKEAMLCVNDIGPKTKFASFSFLPQSSLSSEKLFQRSLNREVGTSGRRTMQSISNEQKASKVLGIVFFLFVVMWCPFFITNVMAVICKESCNEEVVGGLLNVFVWIGYLSSAVNPLVYTLFNKTYRSAFSRYIQCRYKEEKKPFQLILVNTIPALAYNSSQLQLAQMKSLKKEAKMMAKDYSMVTIGIHHLDGTSKGIISPANEKVSGV